CGACCAGCACTACGCCCTGCATCGGATCACCTCGGTGGAGCTGATCGAGGAGTAGCCGTCGGGGACGCGGCGACGCGGTGTCACAGAACCGTGGACAATGGACAGGTGACCGAAGGCCCACTGATCGTCCAGTCCGACAAGACCCTGCTCCTCGAGGTCGACCACCCGCGAGCCGCCGAGGCGCGTGCCGCCATCGCGCCGTTCGCCGAACTCGAGCGCGCCCCCGAACACGTGCACACCTACCGGGTGACGCCGCTCGCACTGTGGAATGCCCGTGCCGCGGGCCACGACGCCGAGCAGGTCGTCGACGCTCTGGTCAGCTTCTCCCGCTACGCCGTGCCGCAGCCCCTGCTGATGGACATCGTCGACACGATGGGACGCTTCGGCCGACTGCAGCTGGTCAAGAGCCCGGTACACGGACTGATCCTGGTCAGCTACGACCGCGCGGTGCTCGAGGAGGTGATGCGCCACAAGAAGATCGCGCCGATGCTGGGCGCGCGTATCGACGACGACACGATCATCGTCCACGCCTCCGAGCGTGGACACATCAAGCAGATCCTGCTCAAGATCGGCTGGCCCGCCGAGGACCTCGCGGGCTACGTCGACGGCGAGGCCCACCCGATCGAGTTGGCCGAGACCGACTGGGAGCTGCGCGATTACCAGCAGATGGCGGCCGACTCGTTCTGGGCCGGCGGTTCGGGCGTCGTCGTACTCCCCTGTGGTGCGGGCAAGACGATGGTCGGCGCCGCGGCGATGGCCAAAGCCGGTGCCACCACCCTGATCCTGGTGACCAACACCGTCGCCGGTCGGCAGTGGAAGCGCGAGTTGGTCGCGCGGACCTCGCTGACCGAGGAGGAGATCGGTGAGTACTCCGGTGAGCGCAAGGAGATTCGTCCGGTCACCATCGCCACCTATCAGGTGATGACGCGTCGCTCCAAGGGTGAGTACCGCAACCTCGAGCTGTTCGACTCCCGCGACTGGGGTCTGATCATCTACGACGAGGTCCACCTGCTGCCCGCACCCGTCTTCCGGATGACCGCCGACCTCCAGTCCCGTCGCCGCCTCGGCCTCACCGCGACGCTCGTGCGCGAGGACGGGCGCGAGGGTGACGTGTTCAGCCTCATCGGACCGAAGCGCTATGACGCGCCGTGGAAGGACATCGAGGCGCAGGGCTGGATCGCCCCGGCCGACTGCATCGAGGTCCGGGTCACCCTGACCGACGAGGAACGTCTGCAGTACGCCGTCGCCGAGCCGGAGGAGAAGTACAAGCTCTGCTCCACCGCCCACACCAAGGTCAACGTGGTGAGGTCCATCCTGGCTCGCCACGAGGGGTCGCCGACGCTGGTGATCGGCGCCTACATCGATCAGCTCGAGGAACTCGGGGAGGCGTTGGGCGCGCCGGTGATCCAGGGGTCGACGAAGAACAAGGACCGCGAGATCCTTTTCGAGCAGTTCCGCCGCGGCGAGGTCTCGACCCTCGTGGTGTCGAAGGTGGCGAACTTCTCGATCGACCTACCCGAGGCGTCTGTCGCGGTGCAGGTCTCGGGAACCTTCGGTTCCCGTCAGGAGGAGGCCCAGCGACTGGGCCGACTGCTGCGTCCGAAGAAGGACGGCGGACAAGCCCACTTCTACTCGGTGGTCTCCCGCGACACCCTCGACGCCGACTACGCCGCGCACCGTCAGCGTTTCCTCGCCGAGCAGGGCTACGCCTACCGGATCACCGACGCCGACGATCTGCTAGGGCCGGCGATCGGCTGATCCCCGGCGGATCAGGACGACGCGGGGGCCAGGCAATACGACACCGGTTCCGGCACCGGGAAGGCGAGGACCCGTCCCGTCGGGCAGAAGTTGGGTGACGTCGTAGACTGCTGGTCGAGGACCTTCACGATCACCTCCGTCGATCCGGACGGGGCGGAGCAGTCCGACTCCTTGACCCCGGACAGGGCCGCATCGTCCTGAGCGGGAAAGCTGTAGCACTTCCCCACCCGGAAATTCGGTGCGAGACACAGCTTCCCGAAGTCGGGGGACGTGATCTGCGCGAAGTTCTCCCCCGCGCACGGCAGTGATGTCACCGAGAACTTCTGGACCACCTTGAAGGTGAACGACGAGTCACTGCAGCTCGCCTGCTTGGGGGTGAGGGCGGCGTTCTCGCCCGAGACGGTGATGCAGTCGCCCACCGACACGTCCTTGTCGGTCGAGACGACATCGTCGGCGAGCACTGCTCGGGCCCCGGCCAGGATCAGTGCGATCGCGATGACCACACCGACGATGATCCAGACGATCCGCTTGCTCGACTTCCGCGGCGGGGGTGGTGGCGGGCCACCGAACGCCGGATAGGGGTTCGGACCGAAGCCACCGAGGCCGGGCGCCGGGTACCCGGCCGGTGGCGGACCGAAGCCGGGTGGCGGCGGACCGTAACCGGGTGGTGGGGCGTGACCCCCGGGCGGCGGGCCGTAGCCAGGCGGCGGTGGGCCGTATCCGGGAGGTGGTGGACCGTATCCCGGCGGCGGGTACTGCGGCCCGTTCTGATCTGGACGGTTCTCGGGCCCCACCATGGTCGCACTCCGCTCTCGTCGGCCGTTCGGCGTCGGCTCACGGTAGCGGACACAGCCGGTCACTGCGTGGGCAACACCTCGGCGCAGTAGCTCAGCGGCTTCGGCAGGTCGAACGCCAATGACTGCCCGGAGCACGATGACACATCGGTCGAGTCGGTGCGGTCGGTCACCCGCACCACCTCGGCACCGGATGACGGATCGGGCGACGAACAGTCGACGATCTTGAAGTCGGAGAACGAGCCGGTTGACGACGGGAACTGGTAGCACTTGCCGACCGTGAGATTCGGTACGAGGCAGAGCTTTCCCTTGTCTTTTTGTGTCAACGACGAGTACTTCCGGTCCTGGCACGAATCGGTGGTGTTCTCGAGTTTCTGGGCGACGATGAAGGTGAAGGCACTCGAGTCGCACGGCGTCGACTTCGGTTGCGCATCCCCCCTTTCCTCGGTGACCGAGATGCAGTCCCCGACGGACGCGTCGTCGATGTCGTTGATGTTGTCCCTGGTGGCGATCACCGCGACGACGATTATCGCGATAATCAGGACGATGATCACCCCGAGCGCGATGAACAGCAGCTTCTTGCGGGAGCGTTTCGGCGGCGCACCGTAGGCTCCCGGAACCCCGGTGGCGTAGGCAGGCATGCCGCCGGGTCCGCCCGGCGGCGGGAACTGTTGTCCACCCGGCGGCGGGTAGAACGGGGGTTGGCCACCCTGCGGCGGGAACTGTTGCCCGCTCACAGGCGGGTAGGACGGAGGTTGTCCACCCGGTGGCGGATACGACGGAGGCTGGCCACCCGGCGGCGGGTACTGCGGTGGTTGTCCACCCGGCGGCGGATATTGGGGGCCATCCTGCTGTGCGGGATCGTCGGGGGATGTCATCGGTGTTCTCCGCTCGCTCGGTAGGCGATACAACGCGCGAAGATTACCGCGCATATCGCCCATCGGCGACCGTTATCGCAGGTTGAGCGCGCGCACGATTCTCAGGCGGGGATGTCGGAGGCGGGCGCGTAGCAGTAGCCGACGGGCCGGGGCAGCGCGAACGACACCGAGGCCTCGGACTCGGCGCAGTCCGGGTCCGACGTTCCGTCGAGCCGTTTGGTGATCTCGAGGATCGGGTGGCCACTGCCCGAAGGCGGCGTCGCACAGCTCCGTTCGCGGTACGTGGCGTCCGGATCCGTCGCCCGGGGCACCTCGTAGCAGTGGCCCGCGCGCCAGTTCGGCGCCAGACAGAGGATGCCGCCGCCCTCGAACGAGATGCGCGAGTAGTCGTTGGTCGCGCAACGGACTCCGGACTGCGACGACCTGGACGCGACATAGAACGTGAAATCGTCGGAATCGCAGTCGGCCGTCCGCGCTTTCACCGTCCCCTCGCCCGTGGTGGTGACGCGGACGCAGTCTCCGGCCGACACATCGGTGGCGTCGGTCACCAGGGTGCGCGCGGTGAGGGCGAAGACGACGGCGATGGCCACGGCGAGCGCGACGATGACGGCCAGCGCGACGAGCGGAGCCCGGAACGGGTGGCTCCGCCTCGGGGGCAACGGCGCGCCCGGAGGCGGGCCGTACGGGTACGGATTCGGCGGTGAGGTCATCGGATTCGACAGTATCGAAAGACCGGCAACGACGCCCCGGGCGGTCCCGTCGATGTGACAACCTGTGATCCATGCGCACCGTCACGCGACTGGCTCCGTTCGCCACCACGATCTTCGCCGAGATGTCCCAGCTGGCCGCCACCCACGACGCCATCAACCTCGGTCAGGGGTTCCCCGACACCGACGGACCGCAGGCGATGCTCGACGCGGCACGGGGCGCCATCGCCGAGGGCCACAACCAGTACCCGCCCGGTCCCGGCATCCCCGCGCTGAGGCAGGCCGTGGCCGACCACCAACTGCGCTGCTACGGACTCGAATACGATCCGGCCTCCGAGATCCTCATCACCGTGGGCGCGACCGAGGCGATCGCCGGATCGCTCGTCGGGTTGGTCGAGGCCGGTGACGAGGTGGTGATGATCGAGCCGTACTACGACGCCTACGCCGCCGCGACCGCGATGGCCGGCGGCGTCCGACGCACGGTTCCGCTCGTCGCCGACGGCGACGGGTTCGTCCTCGACCGCGACGCGCTGGCGAACGCGATCACCGACGCCACGCGTGTGCTCATCGTCAACAGCCCGCACAACCCGACCGGCACGGTGCTCGGCGACGACGACCTGGGTGCCATCGCCCGGGCCTGCATCGATCACGACGTCATCGTCATCAGCGACGAGGTCTACGAGCACCTCGTCTTCGACGGCCGCGCCCACACGACGATCGCCGCACTCCCCGGGATGCGCGAGCGCACGCTGCGGATCTCCAGTGCCGCGAAGACGTTCAACGTGACCGGCTGGAAAGTCGGGTGGGTCAGCGGGCCCGCCGATCTCGTCGCGGCCGCCCGCACGGCCAAGCAGTTCATGTCCTACGTCGGCAGCGGACCGTTCCAACCGGCCATCGCCGTCGCCCTGAACACCGAGATGGACTGGGTGCGCGAGTCCTGTGCCTCGCTGTCGGCCAAGCGCGACCTGATCTCCGGCGCCCTGCGCGACGCGGGCTTCGGAGTGCACCGCACGGAGGGCACGTTCTTCGTCTGCGCCGATCCCCGACCGCTCGGATACACCGACGGGGAGCAGTTCTGCCGTGACCTGCCCGCACGGGTCGGCGTGGCCGCGGTCCCGGTCAGCGCCTTCGTCGACCACCCCGAACCGTGGGCACACCTGGTCCGGTTCGCCTTCGCCAAACGCGACGAGGTCCTGCTCGAGGGCGTCGAGCGACTGCGACGCCTCCAGCCCTGACCCGCGTCGGCCCTGCCGCGGACCGTCGAACCTGCTCGCACAGGTGTTCGATCATCGCTACAGTGGGGAGATGAACGCGGTCGGCCTGCAGGGATCTCTGTTCGACGAGGGTGTCGAGGCACCTGACCTCGGCGAGCTGGGTCCGCGTGTCCGACGCCGCGTGCTGACCGACGGCGCCTGGGTCGACATCCGACCCGGTTGGATCGCCGGGACCGATCCACTGTTCTCCCACCTGCGCGACGAGGTGCCCTGGCGCTCGGAACGCCGTCAGATGTACGACCGGGTGGTCGACGTCCCCCGCCTGGTCCGCAACTATCAGGCCGACGCGGCGTTCCCCCACCCGATCCTGACCGAGGCGCGCGACGCCCTCAGCGCCCACTACCGACCCGAGCTGCCCGAGGGCTTCGCGACCGCCGGTCTCTGCTTCTATCGGGACGGTTCCGACAGCGTCGCGTGGCACGGTGACAACATCGGTCGCGGCAGCACCGAGGACACCATGGTGGCCATCGTCTCGCTCGGCGCTCCACGCGCGCTGATGCTGCGTCCGCGCGGCGGCGGCGCGTCACTCAAATTCGTTCTCGCGCAGGGCGATCTGCTCGTCATGGGTGGGAGTTGCCAGCGAACATGGGAACACGCGGTACCAAAAGCCGCAGGCGTCGGACCGCGCATGAGTGTGCAATTCCGACCCCACGGGGTCTGGTGACCGGTCGGTCTCAGATGTCGTAGGAGACGCCGGTCAGTTTCTCCGACGCGAGCCAGAGCGCCTGTGCGACACCCTCGTCGCGGGCCTTGGGCATCGCCTTCGTCAGAGTCGGTGCTCCGCGAAGACCGCCCAGCCCGCTAGGACCGTAGAACGCACCCGATGCCGCGTCCGGCGAGGCGGCCGCATACAACTCCGGCAGCGCGCCGTCAGCCGCCGACTGTCCGATGAGGTTGGTGACCTTCATGATCCGGTCGTAGATCGACTGCGTGTGCGACTGCAGTTCCGTGCGCGCATATCCGGGGTGGGCGACCATCGACGACACGGCTGATCCGGACCGACCCAGCTTGCGGGCGAGTTCGAAGCCGAACAGCAGGTTCGCGAGCTTGGACTGGCCGTAGGCCGACCAGCGCTCGTAGCGGCGGTGGTCGTAGTTGAGGTCGTCGAGATCGATCTTGCCGAGCACGTGGGCGAACGACGACACGGTGACCACGCGGTCGGTGATCTTCGGCAGCAGCAGACCGGTGAGCGCGAAATGCCCCAGGTGGTTCGTCCCGAACTGCATCTCGAATCCGTCGGCGGTCCGCTTCTTCGGCACCGCCATCACACCGGCGTTGTTGATGAGAACGTCGACGGTGTCGATGCCGTCGGCGAATCGGCGGACCGACGCGAGGTCGGCCAGGTCCAGCTCGGCCACCGATGCATTCGACCCGATGGCCGCCGCCACCGGTTTTGCCTTCTCGACGGTGCGGCACGCCAGGATCACCGTCGCGCCCGCGGCCCCGAGAGCCTTCGCCGCCTGCTCACCGAGCCCACTGTTGGCGCCGGTGATGACCACGGTGCGGCCCTGCTGATCCGGGATGTCCCTACTCGACCAATTCGTCACCGCAACGATGCTACGCGGGCTGTGGGGCGGACCCGGTACCGTTTGCCCATGCCCGCCAGCCCGACGTTCGACGATGTCGCCGCGGCCGCCGACACCCTCGACGGTGTCGCGCACCGCACCCCGGTCCACACGTCGCGGATCGTCGACGAGCAGGCCGGCATGTCGCTGTTCTTCAAGTGCGAGAACTTCCAACGCATGGGCGCGTTCAAGTTTCGCGGCGCATACAACGCGGTGAGCAGGCTGACCGCAGAGCAACGCCGGGCCGGGGTGGTGACCTTTTCCTCCGGCAATCACGCCCAGGCACTGTCGCTGGCGGCTCGCCTGCACGACACCACCGCGACCATCGTCATGCCGCACGACGCGCCGCGGCCGAAGGTCGAGGCGACACTCGGATACGGCGCGACGGTGGTGCGCTACGACCGTTACACCGAGGACCGCGAGGCCATCGCCACCGACATCGCGCAGTCGCAGGGCCGGTCGGTTATCCCGCCCTACGACCATCCCCACGTACTGGCCGGGCAGGGCACCGCGGCGGCCGAGTTGTTCACCGACGTACCCGGTCTCGACGCACTCCTGGTCCCACTCGGCGGCGGCGGGCTGCTCAGCGGGTCACTGCTCGCCGGTGTGGGCCTGTCCCCCGACACCCAGGTGTTCGGGGTGGAGCCGGCGGCCGGCGACGACGGGGCGCAGTCGCTGCGGGCCGGCGAGATCGTCCACATCGATCCTCCGCGGACAATCGCCGATGGCGCCCAGACCACCCACCTCGGTCGGCATACCTTTCCAATCATCGCCGAGCTCGTCACCGACATCCTCACCGCCACCGACGAACAGCTGATCGCGGCGATGCACCTGGTGGCCACGCGGATGAAACTGGTGATCGAGCCGACGGCGGCGCTCGGGCTCGCCGCGGCCATGGCGAACCGGGACCGCTTCGCCGGTCAGCGGGTGGGGCTGCTCGTCTCGGGCGGCAACGTCGACCTCACTCGGTTCGTCTCCCCCACACCTTGATCTGATCCGTCGCGGATCGATCAGCCGCGACGGCCCTTCAGCATGGCCAACGGCAGGCGGATCAATCCGTCGACGATGTCGGAAAGACTCGACGCGTCGGCCTCCTCGTCGTCGTCGTCGACAGGGGCGAACAGTTCGGTCTGCGCCGCGCGGCCCCGCAGCGCGACGCTACCCAGCGAGACCCAGTTCCAGACCTCCGCGTACTCATCGGCACCGGACTCGAGCTCGCCGGCCTCGGAGTACTCGAGATCGGTGTCGTCGAGATCGGTGTCGTGGCCCCACGCGGACTGCTCACGGTCATCGATGTCGTCGTCGCTGACGGTGCTCGCCGCGATCGCCGCCCCACTGGCCAGGACATTGGAGCGTGCGGTCTTGGCGATCTCGGCCAGGCGCGCGCATTCGTTGACCGGGTCGCCGATGACCGTGTACTCGTATCGGGTCTCGGCACCGATGTTGCCAGCGAAGACGGCTCCGGCCGAGGTACCGATGCCGCAGCGCAGCGGGTGCAGCGCCTCGAGTTCGGGTCCCAGCTCGCGGGCGGCCCGCAACGCCGCTCCTGCGGGATCGTCAAGCGGGGTGGGGGCGCCGAACACGGCCAGTGCGGCGTCACCCTCGAACTTGTTGATGAAGCCGCCGTGGCGGGCCACCACCTCGGCGACGATCGTGAAGAAGCGGTTCAGCATCTCGGCGACGGTCTCGGGATCGGTCGACTCGGCGAAGCGGGTGGAGCCCTCGATGTCGACGAACAGGACCCCGACGTCGGTTTTCACGCCGTGCATGCCGGACTCGCGACGCATGGCCTGGTCGGCGACCTCGCTGCCGACGTGCCGGGCGAACAGGTCCCGCATCCGCTCACGCTCGCCGAGACCGTCGACCATCTCGTTGAAGCCGTGCTGCAGGATGCCGAGCTCGGAGGAGTCGTAGACGTCGACCTTCGCGCCGTATTCGCCGACGCTGAGCTTCTCCACCGCGCGCCGCATCCCGCGCAGCGGATCGGTGATCGACTTGGATATCAGCGCGATGGCGCGGGCGCCGCTGAGCAGGCACACCGACGCCAGCACGACCGTGGGGATATCCAGAGCTGTGCTGCTCGTGGGCACCCAGCCGATGGCGCGCCCGATGTTCATCATCAGCATGCCGATCAGCGGCACACCGCTGCAGACGATCCAGAGGACGATCATCCGCTCGCGGACCCCGAGCATCGGCCGACGAGGTGGGGCATCGCGCATCGCGGCGGCGACCACGGGACGCCCGGCACGCTCGAGGATCATGTAGGTGACGCAACCCGACGACGCGCCGGCGAGCGTGAACGCGCTGAACACGACGATGAGCTTGATCAGTCCGACGTCGTACCCGATAGCGATGTAGGTGAGGACGCCCGCGGCCCATCCGAAGGCGGTCGCGAGAACGCCGAGCATCGGCAGCTTCTGCACGGATCGTCGACGGTCGGTGTCGGCGGGGGTGCCGCTCACGAACCACCGAATCTGCGGCATCAGCAGGAACAGGCCGGCGATCAGATCGACGACGACCCCGACGAGCAGGGCGGCGATGATCGCGGCGATGTTCTGGCCACCGGTACCGGGCTGGGCGACGAGGTCGCCGCCGGTGGTCACCAACGCGACCAGGAACACCGTCTCGATGC
This window of the Williamsia phyllosphaerae genome carries:
- a CDS encoding alpha-ketoglutarate-dependent dioxygenase AlkB; translation: MNAVGLQGSLFDEGVEAPDLGELGPRVRRRVLTDGAWVDIRPGWIAGTDPLFSHLRDEVPWRSERRQMYDRVVDVPRLVRNYQADAAFPHPILTEARDALSAHYRPELPEGFATAGLCFYRDGSDSVAWHGDNIGRGSTEDTMVAIVSLGAPRALMLRPRGGGASLKFVLAQGDLLVMGGSCQRTWEHAVPKAAGVGPRMSVQFRPHGVW
- a CDS encoding oxidoreductase; its protein translation is MTNWSSRDIPDQQGRTVVITGANSGLGEQAAKALGAAGATVILACRTVEKAKPVAAAIGSNASVAELDLADLASVRRFADGIDTVDVLINNAGVMAVPKKRTADGFEMQFGTNHLGHFALTGLLLPKITDRVVTVSSFAHVLGKIDLDDLNYDHRRYERWSAYGQSKLANLLFGFELARKLGRSGSAVSSMVAHPGYARTELQSHTQSIYDRIMKVTNLIGQSAADGALPELYAAASPDAASGAFYGPSGLGGLRGAPTLTKAMPKARDEGVAQALWLASEKLTGVSYDI
- a CDS encoding threo-3-hydroxy-L-aspartate ammonia-lyase — its product is MPASPTFDDVAAAADTLDGVAHRTPVHTSRIVDEQAGMSLFFKCENFQRMGAFKFRGAYNAVSRLTAEQRRAGVVTFSSGNHAQALSLAARLHDTTATIVMPHDAPRPKVEATLGYGATVVRYDRYTEDREAIATDIAQSQGRSVIPPYDHPHVLAGQGTAAAELFTDVPGLDALLVPLGGGGLLSGSLLAGVGLSPDTQVFGVEPAAGDDGAQSLRAGEIVHIDPPRTIADGAQTTHLGRHTFPIIAELVTDILTATDEQLIAAMHLVATRMKLVIEPTAALGLAAAMANRDRFAGQRVGLLVSGGNVDLTRFVSPTP
- a CDS encoding LppU/SCO3897 family protein, whose product is MTSPDDPAQQDGPQYPPPGGQPPQYPPPGGQPPSYPPPGGQPPSYPPVSGQQFPPQGGQPPFYPPPGGQQFPPPGGPGGMPAYATGVPGAYGAPPKRSRKKLLFIALGVIIVLIIAIIVVAVIATRDNINDIDDASVGDCISVTEERGDAQPKSTPCDSSAFTFIVAQKLENTTDSCQDRKYSSLTQKDKGKLCLVPNLTVGKCYQFPSSTGSFSDFKIVDCSSPDPSSGAEVVRVTDRTDSTDVSSCSGQSLAFDLPKPLSYCAEVLPTQ
- a CDS encoding pyridoxal phosphate-dependent aminotransferase, whose protein sequence is MRTVTRLAPFATTIFAEMSQLAATHDAINLGQGFPDTDGPQAMLDAARGAIAEGHNQYPPGPGIPALRQAVADHQLRCYGLEYDPASEILITVGATEAIAGSLVGLVEAGDEVVMIEPYYDAYAAATAMAGGVRRTVPLVADGDGFVLDRDALANAITDATRVLIVNSPHNPTGTVLGDDDLGAIARACIDHDVIVISDEVYEHLVFDGRAHTTIAALPGMRERTLRISSAAKTFNVTGWKVGWVSGPADLVAAARTAKQFMSYVGSGPFQPAIAVALNTEMDWVRESCASLSAKRDLISGALRDAGFGVHRTEGTFFVCADPRPLGYTDGEQFCRDLPARVGVAAVPVSAFVDHPEPWAHLVRFAFAKRDEVLLEGVERLRRLQP
- a CDS encoding LppU/SCO3897 family protein encodes the protein MVGPENRPDQNGPQYPPPGYGPPPPGYGPPPPGYGPPPGGHAPPPGYGPPPPGFGPPPAGYPAPGLGGFGPNPYPAFGGPPPPPPRKSSKRIVWIIVGVVIAIALILAGARAVLADDVVSTDKDVSVGDCITVSGENAALTPKQASCSDSSFTFKVVQKFSVTSLPCAGENFAQITSPDFGKLCLAPNFRVGKCYSFPAQDDAALSGVKESDCSAPSGSTEVIVKVLDQQSTTSPNFCPTGRVLAFPVPEPVSYCLAPASS
- a CDS encoding LppU/SCO3897 family protein, with the protein product MTSPPNPYPYGPPPGAPLPPRRSHPFRAPLVALAVIVALAVAIAVVFALTARTLVTDATDVSAGDCVRVTTTGEGTVKARTADCDSDDFTFYVASRSSQSGVRCATNDYSRISFEGGGILCLAPNWRAGHCYEVPRATDPDATYRERSCATPPSGSGHPILEITKRLDGTSDPDCAESEASVSFALPRPVGYCYAPASDIPA
- a CDS encoding adenylate/guanylate cyclase domain-containing protein — translated: MNRRATANVRKFGGRTPRERLLRPSRLPGFDLLQSVAGDYQYAGRDWSTIDVAERQSAARRLITVATVGIVLTNVIVGIETVFLVALVTTGGDLVAQPGTGGQNIAAIIAALLVGVVVDLIAGLFLLMPQIRWFVSGTPADTDRRRSVQKLPMLGVLATAFGWAAGVLTYIAIGYDVGLIKLIVVFSAFTLAGASSGCVTYMILERAGRPVVAAAMRDAPPRRPMLGVRERMIVLWIVCSGVPLIGMLMMNIGRAIGWVPTSSTALDIPTVVLASVCLLSGARAIALISKSITDPLRGMRRAVEKLSVGEYGAKVDVYDSSELGILQHGFNEMVDGLGERERMRDLFARHVGSEVADQAMRRESGMHGVKTDVGVLFVDIEGSTRFAESTDPETVAEMLNRFFTIVAEVVARHGGFINKFEGDAALAVFGAPTPLDDPAGAALRAARELGPELEALHPLRCGIGTSAGAVFAGNIGAETRYEYTVIGDPVNECARLAEIAKTARSNVLASGAAIAASTVSDDDIDDREQSAWGHDTDLDDTDLEYSEAGELESGADEYAEVWNWVSLGSVALRGRAAQTELFAPVDDDDEEADASSLSDIVDGLIRLPLAMLKGRRG
- a CDS encoding DNA repair helicase XPB, with protein sequence MTEGPLIVQSDKTLLLEVDHPRAAEARAAIAPFAELERAPEHVHTYRVTPLALWNARAAGHDAEQVVDALVSFSRYAVPQPLLMDIVDTMGRFGRLQLVKSPVHGLILVSYDRAVLEEVMRHKKIAPMLGARIDDDTIIVHASERGHIKQILLKIGWPAEDLAGYVDGEAHPIELAETDWELRDYQQMAADSFWAGGSGVVVLPCGAGKTMVGAAAMAKAGATTLILVTNTVAGRQWKRELVARTSLTEEEIGEYSGERKEIRPVTIATYQVMTRRSKGEYRNLELFDSRDWGLIIYDEVHLLPAPVFRMTADLQSRRRLGLTATLVREDGREGDVFSLIGPKRYDAPWKDIEAQGWIAPADCIEVRVTLTDEERLQYAVAEPEEKYKLCSTAHTKVNVVRSILARHEGSPTLVIGAYIDQLEELGEALGAPVIQGSTKNKDREILFEQFRRGEVSTLVVSKVANFSIDLPEASVAVQVSGTFGSRQEEAQRLGRLLRPKKDGGQAHFYSVVSRDTLDADYAAHRQRFLAEQGYAYRITDADDLLGPAIG